In one window of Cryptococcus neoformans var. neoformans B-3501A chromosome 11, whole genome shotgun sequence DNA:
- a CDS encoding hypothetical protein (HMMPfam hit to DCP2, Dcp2, box A domain, score: 73.0, E(): 7.8e-19; HMMPfam hit to NUDIX, NUDIX domain, score: 58.4, E(): 1.9e-14), whose protein sequence is MPLPVHPHLHPGYYSPSSSSSPLESNSFPVVGPDQDDITTGDDEDNMFRDMSFDEILEDLNARFLINLPKEEMNLLRVYWQAEQAHWFYEDYLRPLNPSLPSLSQRQFTRLIIESSPLYSRLVSGSAVDYESVWDEYKSYKRMVPCCGGILLNKEGDKVLLVRGWKSNAGWSFPRGKINLAESEEACAVREVEEETGFDLTGMVNPDDKIKTYINAQEVTMFIVPGIDEATEFETQTRHEIGAIEWVALQDLPTWSGNKRGPRKTAKAKRFYNVTPFVNPLKSWMKEHGMDPYPKARQSKPTGKNSSVFHRDIQPFQFDAFTGSPSNSPVPHAPSPSHFPSRGSSALDQLFTKFIHKQEEEIMAPSRAAVLGSDNNAGLERLFGGLNVLQEEEDALRLRQRQQTEEEMRKKEDDALARLLGGVGGATPQKEAPQPQPQPQPQGKTLKQTNLLAMLNQKPSEARPAAKTQPSTQTQTQAQPQPHHDRLLSVISPQAPPSSLRRNVAALSGTGNMAGIRASDAGVVITTSQPSTPSANRLESESGETERQARARALLDMTIAGIGGSPATETGSAPTTAATMATARTDGEQGKQLVSPPLGSMQTQSTIPPQSLPPNLARHPYAPYPSQSSYPSHGPLLSHPAPPAPPAHPSLPPHPGHGHANMNMNMNTNATQARPPIIAPPPMSMPMPMPMSQSYRPAAHVPHPHLTSPQNMHGMYINLGAPHAQGLAQVPGQGQGQQGQGYYQTFPGGSPPHTQIGSQPISVNMPGPGPGPAVGYYNSPPVPQGQGMLPHQVNVNVNGQQQHQHQHPLPMPPIHNQGLPPQLGQVGQYNRVGQIGQSGQNGQRTLPTKSSFAGVQTQGQAANVYHPIPRPPMGAAGLLAMLNGDRQSK, encoded by the exons ATGCCGTTACCAGTACACCCACACCTACATCCGGGGTACTATTCcccttcatcgtcctcttcacctcttGAATCCAACTCATTCCCCGTAGTCGGTCCGGATCAAGATGATATAACCACCggcgacgatgaggacAACATGTTTAGAGATATGAGCTTTGACGAGATCCTTGAAGATCTTAACGCCAGGTTCTTAATAAATCTTCcaaaagaggagatgaactTGTTGAGAGTGTACTGGCAAGCTGAACAGGC CCATTGGTTCTATGAAGATTATCTTCGTCCACTGAAcccctctctcccctctctttcccaacGGCAATTCACCCGGTTAATCATCGAGTCATCACCGCTGTATAGCCGACTCGTATCTGGGAGTGCTGTGGATTATGAGAGTGTTTGGGACGAATACAAGTCGTACAAGCGGATGGTCCCTTGTTGCGGAGGTATACTTTTGAATAAAGAGGGTGACAAGGTGTTGCTAGTGAGAGGGTGGAAGTCAAATGCGGGATGGAGTTTCCCTAGGGGCAAGATCAATCTGGCTGAGAGTGAGGAAGCTTGCGCTGTCCGAGAG gtggaagaggagacggGTTTTGATTTGACGGGGATGGTCAACCCTGATGACAAGATCAAAACATATATCAACGCTCAAGAGGTTACCATGTTCATTGTCCCAGGCATCGATGAGGCTACAGAGTTTGAAACGCAGACGAGACACGAGATTGGA GCGATTGAGTGGGTCGCCCTTCAAGACCTCCCTACGTGGTCTGGAAATAAGAGAGGTCCCAGAAAGACAGCAAAAGCCAAAAGATTTTACAATGTAACCCCCTTTGTCAA TCCTCTCAAATCATGGATGAAAGAGCACGGAATGGACCCTTATCCCAAAGCACGTCAATCGAAGCCTACAGGTAAAAACTCCTCCGTTTTCCACCGGGACATCCAGCCTTTCCAATTTGACGCCTTTACCGGCTCTCCATCCAACTCGCCGGTCCCTCACgccccttctccttcacaTTTTCCTTCCCGTGGATCCTCAGCGTTGGACCAGCTTTTCACAAAGTTCATACAtaagcaagaagaagaaattaTGGCACCTTCTCGAGCGGCGGTATTGGGTAGCGATAACAACGCCGGTTTGGAGAGATTGTTTGGCGGACTTAACGTTttgcaagaggaagaagatgcatTGCGTTTGCGCCAGAGGCAACagacagaggaagagatgaggaagaaggaggatgatgcgCTCGCGAGATTGTTGGGTGGGGTAGGAGGGGCAACTCCGCAGAAGGAGGCTCCTCAGCCTCAGCCTCAGCCCCAGCCTCAGGGAAAGACTTTGAAGCAAACCAATTTGTTGGCGATGCTAAATCAGAAACCTAGCGAAGCGCGTCCTGCTGCAAAAACGCAACCATCAACCCAAACTCAAACTCAGGCCCAACCCCAACCCCATCACGACAGACTTCTTTCCGTAATTTCCCCTCAAGcacccccttcttctcttcgaAGAAACGTCGCTGCTTTATCTGGGACTGGCAATATGGCTGGAATCAGAGCCTCTGACGCTGGTGTCGTCATTACCACCTCTCAACCGAGCACACCGTCCGCTAACAGGTTAGAAAGCGAGAGCGGAGAGACAGAGAGGCAagcaagggcaagggcgCTGTTGGATATGACAATTGCAGGGATAGGAGGCAGTCCGGCAACAGAAACAGGTTCGGCGCCAACGACAGCGGCGACGATGGCAACGGCGAGGACTGATGGTGAACAAGGTAAACAATTAGTCTCACCTCCACTGGGGTCAATGCAAACGCAAAGCACCATCCCACCACAGTCTCTGCCACCTAACCTCGCACGTCATCCTTACGCACCCTATCCATCTCAGTCATCTTACCCATCTCATGGGCCGCTCTTGTCCCACCCAGCCCCTCCGGCTCCTCCGGCTCATCCGTCCCTTCCACCCCATCCGGGACACGGGCATGCAAATATGAACATGAACATGAATACCAATGCGACCCAAGCCCGACCACCTATCATCGCCCCACCGCCCATGTCGATGCCTATGCCAATGCCGATGAGCCAATCTTACCGTCCCGCTGCCCATGTTCCTCACCCCCACCTTACTTCTCCGCAGAATATGCATGGGATGTACATCAACCTAGGCGCCCCTCATGCACAGGGATTAGCTCAAGTTCCGGGccaaggacaaggacaacaaggacaagggTACTATCAGACGTTCCCGGGGGGCTCACCGCCACACACGCAGATTGGTTCCCAACCCATATCGGTAAACATGCCAGGACCAGGACCAGGACCAGCGGTAGGCTATTACAACAGTCCGCCCGTGCCCCAGGGTCAAGGAATGTTGCCTCATCAGGTGAATGTGAATGTGAATGGGCAACAGCAGCATCAGCATCAACATCCGCTCCCCATGCCGCCTATACATAATCAAGGGTTACCTCCCCAGTTGGGTCAGGTGGGTCAGTATAATCGCGTTGGACAAATTGGGCAGAGTGGGCAGAATGGGCAGAGGACGTTGCCTACAAAGTCATCATTCGCGGGGGTTCAGACGCAGGGGCAGGCGGCGAATGTGTACCACCCTATACCCCGCCCGCCTATGGGAGCTGCAGGGTTGTTGGCGATGCTCAATGGGGATAGGCAAAGTAAATGA